A region of Panicum virgatum strain AP13 chromosome 8N, P.virgatum_v5, whole genome shotgun sequence DNA encodes the following proteins:
- the LOC120686381 gene encoding serine/threonine-protein kinase-like protein CCR4: MPPPQRRLLHGFLSVFLLLPLLARWRPAAASALSTFALARAGDATIVCGLLPSPSSPLLADLNCTAAGGDHARQETYPSSHPFAALAGGEDFLCAVGPSGERADAVDMRWWDLSPGAGGRAKRVYSGPPLRALAAGEYRVCGVLRSGELHCWRWRGLGIPGDLRFVAAAVGDGFVCGILRDAASIRCFGNDTADPAVAGAPAGGSYDVVTACGTRACALSTAGALTCWGRGRPGLAGGGAAAGYAALALGEDGVCGLRTNGTIRCFGRGVASPPGSLAGAQYLDVKAQGKAFCGVLMANYSLVCWGGREFNDTNRLVFRRVMPGPCAPMSSCKCGVLAGSANICPAGSCVCMDCAFQFNLAVPNASQGGRSRRAVWIAVAAGAAGLLALLVALQFAVLLWCRRRRRRRRRRNEQDAAGNVQQSLIPPRLGSSRSKGPGSVVEHFTLEMLHAATDGFSDESRIGTGSFGSVYRGTLSDGREVAIKRAEDSAKASSSAARPARRRDRETAFNSELTALARANHKNIVCLLGCCADSGERVLVYEFMANGTLHDQLHSRTPMAPAVASWRGRLTIALDAARGIEYMHVYAVPPIIHRDVKSANILLDDAWTAKIADFGLSSVLDPAAGACGDGSGTPREPLYTGGTVGYMDPEYYRLQHLTDKSDVYSFGVVLLELMSGCRVVQRYAESVTPKNVVEFAVPHILADDVARVLDPRLPPPTPDEAEALAYVGYLAADCVGPIGCDRPSMTEVVDALERALAACGAAPLSRAGTGRRPVLSRSGTDQFDLTDTD, encoded by the coding sequence atgccgccgccgcagcgccggttGCTCCATGGCTTCCTCTCCGTGTTCCTCCTCCTGCCCCTGCTCGCTCggtggcggcccgcggcggcgtccgcgctCTCGACCTTCGCGCTGGCACGGGCGGGCGACGCGACCATAGTGTGCGGCCTcctgccgtcgccgtcctcgccgctgcTGGCGGACCTCAActgcacggcggcgggcggcgaccaCGCGCGCCAGGAGACTTACCCGTCGTCGCACCCCTTCGCGGCGCTGGCGGGCGGGGAGGACTTCCTCTGCGCCGTGGGGCCGTCCGGGGAGCGCGCCGACGCCGTCGACATGCGCTGGTGGGACCTgtcgcccggcgccggcggccgggccaaGCGGGTCTACTCCggcccgccgctccgcgcgctgGCCGCCGGGGAGTACCGCGTCTGCGGGGTGCTCCGCAGCGGGGAGCTCCACTgctggcggtggcgcgggctcGGCATCCCCGGGGACCTCCGCTTCGTCGCCGCGGCCGTCGGGGACGGCTTCGTGTGCGGCATCCTCCGGGACGCGGCGTCCATCCGCTGCTTCGGGAACGACACGGCGGACCCGgccgtcgccggagcgccgGCGGGCGGGAGCTACGACGTGGTGACGGCCTGCGGCACCCGCGCGTGCGCGCTCTCCACGGCGGGGGCGCTCACGTGCTGGGGCCGCGGGAGGCCGGGcctcgcgggcggcggcgcggccgccgggtaCGCCGCGCTGGCATTGGGCGAGGACGGCGTCTGCGGCCTGCGCACCAACGGCACCATCCGCTGCTTCGGCCgcggcgtcgcctcgccgccgggcagcctcgccggcgcgcagTACCTCGACGTCAAGGCGCAGGGCAAGGCGTTCTGCGGCGTCCTCATGGCCAACTACTCCCTCGTCTGCTGGGGCGGCCGCGAGTTCAACGACACCAACCGCCTCGTCTTCCGCCGCGTCATGCCGGGCCCCTGCGCGCCCATGTCCTCCTGCAAATGCGGCGTCCTCGCGGGCTCCGCCAACATCTGCCCCGCCGGGAGCTGCGTCTGCATGGACTGCGCCTTCCAGTTCAACCTCGCCGTGCCCAACGCGTCGCAGGGTGGCCGGAGCAGGAGGGCCGTGTGGATCGCcgtcgcggcgggggcggctggTCTCCTCGCGCTCCTGGTGGCATTGCAGTTCGCGGTGCTCctttggtgccgccgccgccgccgccgccgccgccgcaggaacGAGCAGGATGCCGCCGGCAACGTGCAGCAGTCGCTGATCCCGCCGCGGCTCGGGTCCAGCAGGAGCAAGGGCCCGGGCAGCGTGGTGGAGCACTTCACGCTGGAGATGCTCCACGCCGCGACGGACGGCTTCTCCGACGAGTCCCGGATCGGGACGGGGAGCTTCGGGTCCGTGTACCGCGGCACGCTCTCCGACGGGCGCGAGGTGGCGATCAAGCGCGCCGAGGACTCGGCCAAGgcgtcgagctcggcggcgcgcccggcgcggcggcgcgaccgCGAGACGGCGTTCAACTCGGAGCTGACCGCGCTGGCCCGCGCCAACCACAAGAACATCGTGTGCCTGCTGGGCTGCTGCGCCGACTCCGGCGAGCGCGTGCTTGTGTACGAGTTCATGGCGAACGGCACGCTGCACGACCAGCTCCACAGCCGCACCCCCATGGCCCCCGCCGTGGCGTCGTGGCGCGGCCGCCTCACCATCGCGCTCGACGCCGCGCGGGGCATCGAGTACATGCACGTCTACGCCGTGCCGCCGATCATCCACCGCGACGTCAAGTCCGCCAACATCCTGCTCGACGACGCGTGGACGGCCAAGATCGCCGACTTCGGGCTGTCCTCCGTGCtggaccccgccgccggcgcctgcggcgacggcagcggcaccccgcgggagccgctctACACCGGCGGCACGGTGGGGTACATGGACCCGGAGTACTACCGGCTGCAGCACCTGACGGACAAGAGCGACGTGTACAGCTTTGGCGTGGTGCTGCTGGAGCTCATGTCCGGGTGCCGCGTCGTGCAGCGCTACGCCGAGAGCGTGACGCCCAAGAACGTCGTCGAGTTCGCCGTGCCGCACATcctcgccgacgacgtcgcGCGGGTCCTCGAcccgcgcctgccgccgcccacgcccgaCGAGGCCGAGGCGCTGGCCTACGTGGGCTACCTCGCGGCCGACTGCGTGGGCCCCATTGGGTGCGACCGCCCGTCCATGACCGAGGTCGTGGACGCCCTGGagcgcgccctcgccgcctgCGGCGCGGCCCCGCTCTCCCGCGccggcaccggccgccgccccgtgcTCTCCCGCTCCGGCACCGACCAGTTCGACCTCACCGACACCGActag